The Desulfovibrio desulfuricans DSM 642 genome contains a region encoding:
- the upp gene encoding uracil phosphoribosyltransferase: protein MAVYVVDHPLVRHKLGILRMGATSTREFRSVSNEIARLLIYEATKAFRTEKHTVEGWAGPVEIEAISGKMVTVVPILRAGLGLMDGVLDMIPGAKISVVGLYRNEETLEPVEYYVKLATDMDQRLAIILDPMLATGGSLIAAISLLKRHGCKQICSLNLVCAPEGIAKVKAAHPDVDIYTAAIDDHLNENGYIIPGLGDAGDRIFGTK from the coding sequence ATGGCCGTTTATGTCGTTGATCATCCTCTTGTGCGCCACAAGTTGGGCATTTTGCGCATGGGGGCCACCTCCACGCGCGAATTCCGTTCTGTTTCCAACGAGATTGCGCGTCTGCTCATTTACGAAGCTACCAAGGCCTTTCGTACAGAAAAGCACACTGTTGAGGGATGGGCCGGGCCGGTGGAAATTGAGGCCATTTCCGGCAAGATGGTGACTGTTGTTCCCATTCTTCGCGCTGGCCTTGGCCTCATGGACGGAGTGCTGGACATGATCCCAGGCGCCAAGATCAGCGTTGTGGGCCTGTACCGCAACGAAGAAACCCTTGAACCTGTTGAATATTACGTAAAGCTTGCTACCGATATGGATCAGCGGCTTGCCATCATCCTTGACCCCATGCTGGCAACCGGCGGCTCCCTTATTGCCGCCATCAGCCTGCTGAAGCGCCACGGTTGCAAACAGATTTGCAGTCTCAACCTTGTGTGCGCGCCCGAAGGGATTGCCAAAGTCAAGGCCGCCCACCCGGATGTGGACATCTACACCGCCGCCATTGACGACCATCTGAACGAAAACGGTTATATCATTCCTGGTCTCGGCGATGCCGGCGACCGTATCTTCGGAACCAAGTAG
- a CDS encoding DUF362 domain-containing protein has protein sequence MPATVYYADMHCRSHEDSKIAKVARLCDALNLKKIIKKKELTAIKLHFGEYGNDTHLNPTLVRQVVNKIMEAGGKPFLTDTTTLYSGSRHNAVDHMQTAYAHGFAPSVVHAPIILADGLYGENDVPVRINGKHFKDVHIATEIRRAPAMVVLSHFKGHEMAGFGGAIKNLAMGGAAVRGKKEQHATHVSVSEKKCVGCAKCVKVCPQHALSMKSKKSFVDIEKCIGCFECITVCPEKAISIDWETEMQPFIERMTEYAYGAVKGRKKSVCYINFVLNVTPDCDCAPWSDMPLVPDVGILASTDPVALDQACFDLVSKAPSLNPETSAQPVADKFAARWPHTCGQVQLSYGESLGLGNREYKLKKI, from the coding sequence ATGCCCGCCACAGTTTATTATGCAGATATGCACTGCCGGTCGCACGAGGACAGCAAAATCGCCAAGGTAGCGCGCCTCTGCGATGCGCTCAATCTGAAAAAAATCATCAAGAAAAAAGAACTTACCGCCATCAAGCTGCACTTTGGCGAATACGGCAACGACACGCACCTCAACCCAACTCTGGTGCGCCAGGTAGTAAACAAGATTATGGAAGCAGGCGGCAAACCATTTTTGACGGATACAACGACCCTGTATTCCGGCAGCCGCCACAATGCCGTTGACCACATGCAAACGGCATACGCCCATGGCTTTGCGCCCTCGGTGGTGCACGCCCCAATCATTCTGGCCGATGGCCTGTATGGCGAAAATGACGTGCCCGTGCGCATCAACGGCAAGCATTTCAAAGACGTGCATATCGCTACAGAGATACGCCGCGCCCCGGCAATGGTGGTGTTGTCACACTTTAAAGGGCATGAAATGGCGGGATTTGGCGGCGCGATCAAGAACCTTGCCATGGGCGGCGCTGCCGTGCGCGGCAAAAAAGAGCAACACGCCACCCACGTATCTGTCAGTGAAAAAAAATGCGTTGGCTGCGCCAAGTGCGTCAAGGTGTGCCCGCAGCACGCGCTCAGTATGAAAAGCAAAAAAAGCTTTGTTGACATTGAAAAATGCATCGGCTGCTTTGAATGCATTACTGTTTGCCCAGAAAAAGCAATTAGCATAGACTGGGAAACAGAGATGCAGCCATTTATTGAGCGCATGACAGAATACGCCTATGGGGCAGTAAAAGGCCGCAAAAAGAGTGTTTGCTACATCAACTTTGTGCTCAATGTAACTCCCGACTGCGACTGCGCACCCTGGAGCGACATGCCGCTGGTACCAGACGTAGGCATTCTGGCCTCCACTGACCCTGTAGCCCTGGATCAGGCCTGTTTTGACCTTGTTTCAAAAGCCCCTTCGCTCAATCCGGAGACTTCGGCCCAGCCAGTTGCAGACAAGTTCGCCGCCCGCTGGCCGCACACCTGCGGGCAGGTACAACTCAGCTATGGCGAATCGCTGGGCCTGGGAAACCGCGAATACAAGCTCAAAAAAATCTAG
- a CDS encoding uracil-xanthine permease family protein: MSTASTRREIAPTDYNFRFRDCLIGAQMLFVAFGALVLVPLLTGLDSNVALFTAGVGTLLFQVCTRGKVPIFLASSFAFIAPIIYGVQTWGMAQTLGGLVCSGLVYFLLSGLIRWRGTDVVLRVLPPIVTGPVIMVIGLILAPVAVHMALGKTGDGAVVLVPENTALWISMTSLAVTVLVSLMGKGFLRLMPILCGIAAGFIVSMFFGVGDWTKVAATPWLQMPSFTFPEFAWEPILFIMPITLAPAIEHFGDVVAISSITGRDYLKDPGVHATMFGDGVATMAAGFVGGPPCTTYAEVIGAVSLTRVFNPAVMTWAAMCSILLSFVAKIGAFLGSIPVPVMGGIMILLFGAIMVVGLNTLVRAGKDLMEPRNMIIVALIIIFGVGGMQFSIGSFKLGGIGLAAVTGVLLNLLLPRSRT; this comes from the coding sequence ATGAGCACAGCCAGTACGCGGCGCGAGATTGCACCCACTGACTATAATTTTCGCTTCAGGGATTGTCTTATAGGCGCGCAGATGCTCTTTGTGGCCTTTGGCGCTCTGGTTCTTGTTCCCCTGTTGACCGGGCTTGACAGCAACGTGGCTCTTTTCACCGCAGGTGTGGGCACTTTGCTGTTTCAGGTCTGCACGCGGGGCAAGGTACCCATTTTTCTTGCTTCGTCCTTTGCCTTTATTGCGCCCATCATTTACGGCGTTCAAACCTGGGGCATGGCGCAAACCCTTGGCGGGCTTGTTTGCTCCGGTCTGGTGTATTTTCTTTTGAGCGGGCTTATCCGCTGGCGCGGTACGGATGTGGTGCTGCGTGTGCTGCCGCCCATTGTGACCGGCCCGGTCATTATGGTTATCGGCCTTATTCTTGCCCCGGTGGCTGTGCACATGGCCCTGGGCAAAACAGGCGATGGCGCGGTTGTGCTGGTGCCCGAAAACACGGCCCTGTGGATTTCCATGACATCGCTGGCCGTTACCGTGCTGGTGTCGCTCATGGGCAAGGGCTTTTTGCGCCTCATGCCCATTTTGTGCGGCATTGCGGCTGGGTTTATTGTTTCGATGTTTTTCGGCGTGGGCGATTGGACAAAGGTTGCCGCAACCCCCTGGCTGCAGATGCCCTCGTTCACCTTCCCCGAGTTTGCCTGGGAGCCCATACTTTTTATCATGCCCATTACGCTTGCCCCGGCCATTGAGCATTTTGGCGATGTTGTCGCCATCAGCTCCATTACCGGGCGCGATTACCTTAAAGATCCCGGCGTTCACGCCACCATGTTTGGCGATGGCGTTGCCACCATGGCTGCCGGTTTTGTGGGTGGCCCGCCCTGCACCACCTATGCCGAAGTTATCGGTGCAGTGAGTCTTACTCGGGTGTTCAACCCCGCCGTGATGACCTGGGCGGCCATGTGCTCAATCTTGCTGTCGTTTGTGGCAAAAATCGGCGCGTTTCTTGGTTCCATTCCCGTGCCTGTTATGGGTGGCATCATGATTCTGCTGTTCGGCGCGATCATGGTTGTGGGCCTGAACACGCTGGTGCGGGCTGGCAAGGATCTGATGGAACCGCGCAACATGATCATTGTTGCGCTCATCATCATCTTTGGCGTGGGCGGCATGCAGTTCAGCATTGGTTCGTTCAAGCTTGGCGGCATCGGCCTTGCCGCGGTTACGGGCGTATTGCTCAACCTGCTGTTGCCCAGAAGCCGCACCTAG
- a CDS encoding sensor domain-containing diguanylate cyclase, with protein sequence MQRSSNHQSWEWVAGPDLCYCDDVPFKSAILGIPTVKGQSLFFGMDAADQQMAMETLMDEYGEPRAFSNVIGHYVRKSDGVLFLLEMSGEPLFDDGYGLMGFKGVERVIANIALYSAGISTAIDLDTIYATAPIAMCVVDRNGVLISANEHHVQLSGRSLFDTSGAHISLLHPELEANIQSDFCNLDAGGRVSDHEVRIDNRDYAVSVTPVRNASGGITALSLAYFDITERKSLERKLKEANERLRHMSIHDHLTGAYNRRFFDAILRREAAVCNRRAGNLSVILIDIDFFKFYNDKYGHQAGDECLVQVARTMKDSLEDMGGELFRYGGEEFAVVLPECGDRNAREVCEALRAAVCDLKTPHAGSDRNYVTISAGVATVQSRFEKVSPSQLAAKILEAADKALYEAKNSGRNRVKASTV encoded by the coding sequence ATGCAGCGTAGTAGTAATCATCAGTCCTGGGAATGGGTAGCCGGGCCAGATTTGTGTTATTGCGACGATGTCCCCTTCAAGTCCGCAATTCTTGGCATTCCAACGGTAAAAGGGCAGTCCCTGTTTTTCGGTATGGATGCCGCTGACCAGCAGATGGCCATGGAAACCCTCATGGATGAATATGGCGAGCCGCGCGCCTTTTCAAACGTGATCGGCCATTATGTGCGGAAAAGTGATGGGGTTCTGTTTCTGCTGGAAATGAGCGGAGAACCTCTGTTTGATGATGGTTACGGCCTGATGGGATTTAAAGGCGTAGAGCGGGTTATTGCCAACATTGCCCTGTATTCTGCGGGAATTTCCACGGCCATTGACCTCGATACCATCTATGCCACCGCCCCCATTGCCATGTGCGTTGTTGACCGCAACGGCGTGCTTATTTCTGCCAACGAGCACCATGTGCAACTATCCGGCCGGTCATTGTTTGATACGAGCGGCGCGCATATTTCTTTGTTGCACCCGGAACTGGAAGCAAACATCCAGAGTGACTTTTGCAATCTTGATGCCGGGGGGCGGGTTTCTGACCATGAAGTAAGAATCGACAACAGGGATTATGCTGTTTCTGTCACACCGGTTCGCAATGCCTCCGGTGGCATCACAGCGCTTTCGCTGGCGTATTTTGATATTACAGAGCGCAAATCGCTGGAACGCAAACTCAAGGAAGCCAACGAGCGCCTGCGCCATATGTCCATCCACGACCACCTCACGGGCGCGTATAACAGAAGATTTTTTGACGCCATCCTGCGCAGGGAGGCTGCCGTGTGCAACCGCCGCGCGGGCAACCTCTCTGTGATCCTCATAGATATCGACTTCTTCAAGTTTTATAACGACAAGTACGGGCATCAGGCCGGCGACGAATGTCTGGTCCAGGTCGCCAGAACCATGAAGGATTCGCTGGAAGATATGGGGGGCGAGCTGTTCCGCTATGGCGGCGAGGAGTTTGCCGTGGTGCTGCCTGAATGCGGTGACCGCAACGCCCGTGAGGTGTGCGAAGCTTTGCGGGCAGCAGTGTGTGATCTCAAAACGCCCCACGCGGGCAGCGATCGCAATTATGTGACCATAAGCGCCGGGGTGGCCACAGTGCAGAGCCGCTTTGAAAAGGTATCGCCTTCCCAGCTTGCAGCCAAAATCCTTGAAGCCGCCGACAAGGCGCTTTACGAGGCCAAAAATTCAGGGCGCAACAGGGTCAAGGCCAGCACAGTATAA